The DNA sequence CCCTCCGGCAGCATGGAGCTGCATCCCGGCCTGGGACGGCGAGAGCGCAGGGCGTTGGTTTCCCTGCGGGACACGCGGTGCCGGCGCTGCCCGTCGCCGGGATGCTGGCGGCCGCTCACCggggctccttccccccccccccccccccccccgcagagtgCCGCTCGCCCAGCTGCGAGAGCTGCTTCAGCAGAGACTTCTGCATGAAATGCAAGGAGAAGTTTTATTTGCACAAAGGCCAGTGCTTCCGGCAGTGCccgcccggcaccgccgcccggcccggcgcccgcgAGTGCCAAGGTaagcgggaccccccccccctccccaaaacccccccaaaacgtGTGCCGGGGCTGCCGGGACCGCGGCGTCACCGAGCctcccgctgcccgctgcccgcagAGACGTGCGAGACGGGGCCCTGGAGCGCCTGGAGCGCCTGCACCGCTGAGGGCCGCGGCTGCAAGTGGGGGCTGGAGAGCCGGGTCCGCGAGCGCCCTGGCGCCGGCGCGGaggaggccaccgccgctgctgccgcctgccccgAGCGGCCGGAGACGAGGCGCTGCCGCACGAGGAAGCGCTGCCCGGGAGGTgagcgcggcagcggcggcggcggcggcgcgcggggcggctgCTCCCCCGGCGAGCGGTGCCCAGCGCCGGCCCAGCCCGAGTGGGGACGTGGCCGGCGTCTCATCTGCGGAGTATTTCGAGGTTGCAGCCGTGGCTGCAATTCCTCTGCAGTTCCGGAGAAAAACGCCTTCCCAGGCACATGTGCTGAGCAGCCCCGGCGCAGGCGCCGACCTGCCTGCTccccgctgcgctgcgccgcgccgccccgcacggCTGCTAGCCACGGGGCCAGCAACGTGCCGGGCTGGCGCCGGCACCTCCGACCCCGGCAGCCTGGAGACGTGCTCGGGGAGGGACCCTGGAGCTCCCGGCAGGGCTTGGAgcagctcccggccccgctcagcCCCTCTCGCTTTGGGGACCGGGGCCAGGGCTCCGGCTCCTTGCGCCCCGTGCCGTCGGCGGCAGCTTTAGGGGCTGCTTGGATTCGGAGCCGAACGAGGGGGCCCTTGGATGAACGCGAGCGTCGCGTCCCGAGGAGCACGGCGCCTGGGGCCGGGCGCTGGCGCCAGCCCCCGCGGCGGGACACGGCAccgcggctgccccgcggcaCCCGTGCGGCCCCCGCTGCGAAGGGAAAGACCCCGCTGAGGCTTTTCCCTTTGCAACCCCACGTGGAGAGGTTTGGGATCCTTGGATGGAAAAGTCCCAAAGTCTCCATATCCCCAAAATGCGAGGAACGCGCGCATGGAGCTAGAGCATCACCAAGGGGGTCCCTGAGGGTCGCCCCGCATCCCCGGCCCACCTGGGGACGCCTCCCGCCCCATCTATCCCAGCACCTTCCTCCCTGGCCGAGACGttcccgccggctccctgcggcATGGGATGTCCTcgtgctggggctggccgggcggcgcggcacgGGAACGCGGGTGGCAACGGGAAGCAGGAGGCGGCTGATGTCATTCTTTTTGGATGCAACCGGCTGGACCGAAGCTGTCTTAATAAATCTCTGCTTAACAGCTGGCAGAAGGACAGATTGCATGAGATAGCGATCTGTGGGCCTTGGAAAGGGATCTGAGcctccggccccggcgctgcggatCTGCGGTTCGGAGCTGCGGTTTGCTGCACAAGAACGTGTATCGGCCGAGGCAACGGGAGAGGGCGAAAGCGGGCAGAGACCGACGGGCGCAGCGAGAGGGGGAGCGCGAAGGAGCTGGGAGGAAGAgacggagggggggggaagaggaaagggagcaGGCCGATGGCGAAAGCGGGGAATAAGGAGAGGgtgcgccggggctgcgggaaaGGGCAACAGAGCCGGGAGAGCGGCTGCATCTGAGCAGCGTCCAACAGCAGTAATTTCCCCCCGCTGACAGCAGGGAGGATCCGACTTCCCCGCCTGCTCGGGCCGTAACTCGCAGCTTTGGGGGACGGGGTGGCATCGATTTCGGGGAATCTGCCCTTCCCGGCTCCGCTGGACCCTTGCAGCTGGTGACGGTTGGATGCGGCAAGTCCGGAGCCGGCAGCTGAGGACAGGCTGCTCCAGAGCTCGGTGTCCCCACGGGGCAGGGGTCTGCCGGCGCCCGTCTCCGCGCGCTCCCGGCCCAGTGCTCCGTGATGGGATCCAGATGCTGGAGGACAGCGCGTTCGCTCGGCGCAGCCGAGACGCGCCGGGAGCGGTGGGAAGGCGCTGGCTCGCGCCGGGGCCGGACCTCGCGCCGGCGGATTTGCGCTACCACTTCTGAGCCGCCCGCCCAGGGGCAGCGGGAAGGGAGACGCGGCCCCGCTTGGCGGGCGCGCAAAACCCCGCGCGCCGCCGTAAATCTGCCTGCCCGGCTGCGCCCTCGCCTTCGTGGGTGGCACCGTCTGGGAGATCAGAGCGGAAAAACAGACCCCGGCGGGGAAGGAGACGGCGGCCCTCGGAGAGAGCCGGCGCCGGCACGCGGAGCGGAGCCCCGTGACCCCGGAGGATGCGGGATGCTGGCCGCGGCCGGACACCGGCACGGGGCGGCACGGCGGGGATGCCGGCGGGGATGCCGGCGGGGAGGGCATGTGCGGCTGCCCGGcacccccgcccgccgccggagCTCCTCCGCAGCCGCCCCAGCCCGCcagctcccctctctcctcctctctcttccagAGAAAGCCGACCCCAAAagcaaaggcaggaagaggcagAAGAAGCAGAAGACAGAGGCGCTGGCGGGCACCTAGCGGCACGGACGCCCGCTGCCGTCCCGTCGCCATCGCATCGCCCGCGTTGCCCCCTCTTTCCGCCCACGGAGAATTGCACGATtgctccccccccctttctcccgAGACGATTTACGCCCCGTAAAACATTCCCTCCGCAGAAAACCCCGATTTGCAGCGTCCAAAGCGGCGCctcggggctgggggagggggcggctccggctttttttgtttttccccccgctcccccagccTGCTCCGTCCCCAGCCCCGGGGCCACCCGTGGGTGCACGGCGCGTGGGTgctcacccgggggggggggggggggtccggcatGCCGCAGGACGGGCGCGCGGCGATCGCAGCCCCCTCCGAAAGGCTGGCGGCAACCCGAGGGCAAACCCGCGGGCccgagccccggccccccccgccggccccccgcaCCTGCGCTGCCTGCGGCCGTGAATGTTATATGTATGTGACACACAGAGGTTTGTACCTAGGAATATCGGCGTATTTAAAACGCGTTTGCTAGATTCCTCACCCTTGCCACAGACGTTCCCGCAAGCGTTCGGGGCTTTGCCCCGCGGTGTGGccgggcggggggccggcggcgccgagcGCGGGCCCTTCCTGGGCGAGAGCACTGGGTGTCAGCATCGAGCCGGCGGCCGCCGAGCCACTGCGAGGCTGAGCCGCGGCCGGAGGCAGCTCTTCCGCTTGTCTGCTGTCAAATAAACATCTCAAACCCTCCGGCATCCCTGTTTTCCCGCGAACTCTCCGGCATCCCTGTTTTCCCGCGCTGGCGGTGGGAACCGCTTCCCGgaggcactgctgcagggagcctcgctgctcccccccccccccccggggccacgGGCTCTGTTCGGCCCTCGCCTCGCCTGGCCGCCTTGCagcggcagcagggggaagcagcggcggggccgggagcccggTGCATGTGGAGCGGGCGCTGGGAGCTCCCGGCACCCCTCCTTGCACCCCGGGTCGGCATCGGAGCGTGCATCCCCCCGGGCTCAGCACGAGCCGTTTGCAAGCGGCTCCGCGCTGCCTCAGCCCCGGGAGCCCTGCCCGGCACGGGGGTCCCGTCGGTGCGGACCCTGCCGAGCCCCAGGCCTCGGCGCTGGGAGATTTCGGAGGAAAGACGCGTTTCTCAGCGTTTCCGTGTCCTCTCCTCCATGGTTCCCCTGTGCCGTTCCCTGGGGACGCAGCGCCGAGGCCGCGGTGCAGCAGGTCCCGCACGGCACCTGCGAAGCCCCCGGGCACCGCGGAGCTGCGGCAAGGAGCGATCAGCCCTCCCGGCCCGGTCCTGCCCTCCCCGCACCCAGCCGGCTGCGACCATCTTCCCATCGCAGGTGCCGGGGTCTGCGCCAGCGGCCGGAGCAAGCAGCGGCCCCGGAGCCGGTGTCCAGAGTTACcgcagctcccgcagccccgggaGACGAGCGGTGCAGCCCGGCCCTGGCGGGAGGCGCGAGCGACGCGCAGGGGTCCCTCGTGTCTAAAGGCCTCAGCTCGGTGTCCCGGGAAGCGGCAAAGGGCTCGTTTGGCCAGTTGCTAATTGCAGCAGGAGCCCCGGGCTAACGGGGCGCAGCCCGCGGGGACGGCGGGGTCCCCGCCAGATCATCCGGGCAATGTGATGCCGCAGCAGCAGGGCGCATCCGCCAGCGGCAGGATCCACCCGGGATGCAGGGGGAGCATCCCCATTCCCCGGCCATCGCCGCACGTGCGCAGGAGGGTTTCATGCTGCCGGGTGCGTGCCCGCGGCATCGCTTCCCGAGGGGCTCCGGGTGGCCCCGGTGCCTGCGCGGAGGTGGGGAGCACTGCAGGGACCCCTCCCACGCCccccagctgtgcacagctgcccAGATGTGCAGCAGCACGCGTGCACCCCTCCCATGAGGTTTAACCTGGgagaaacaccccccccccccgctgagAACACCCTCGGGAAGCTGCCTGCCGGGATCGTCCCTCTgcaaagcagaagggaaaagTCCTCGGCTCCGTCCGACGGAGCCAACCACGGGCTGAGCGAGAGCCCGGGACACGCGAAGCGCGGGAAGCTGGGGGagccgggccccggggccgcaAGCACCGCCGCAAGGCTTTGGGCGCTGCGACGGGGGAGaagcccggcggcggcagcaccctcggcagcgccctgcacgggggccccggcgtccgggggagCTGGGCTGGCTGGCGGCATCCCCACGCCCCGCGTGGGATCCGCGGCTCCGCCTGGGACacagcgccggccccggcccccacgGGCTCGCTGCCGGGGCAGCTAAATCCAGGCTGCGGCTTCCTCCGGCGTTATAAATAGCCGGGGCTCGGGGTGGGAATTTTCTTCCCGGGGATGTCAGAGCCCCGAAGGCGGCGGGTCACAGCTGGTGCCGATCAGAGGGAGATTTGCTGGGAAGCGGCTCGGCGGCTGGAAGGGCCGGCCGGAgcgcgcggctccccgcggctcGCCGGGGAcccggaggtgcgggcggccccggggagggacagacggatggacggacggacggggcCGTGCCTGCCtgcgtgtgtgtatgcgtgtgtgtgagagagagacacaTTTAAAGATCACGTGTGAAACTTGATCTCCCCGCAGTGGGctaggaggagagaaaaaagatagaagtactgtttttaaacagattttttcctttgtttttctttttccttttttttttccctcccccttcggccagggctgctgctgctgctgctgctgctggacgcGGCCCGGCAATAAAAGGCCGGGGAGGCTGGCGGCCGCTGCGAGGGACGGCGAGAGGCCGGCGGAGGAAATGCCAAACCCGCGGCGCTTCGCCCCGGCGGCAGGCGCCCACTGACTCGTCCCCGCCGGagagcggctccgcggcggccgggggaAGCGGCGGCACGTCCCATCCCGCCGCACGGAGCGGcagcgggggccccggcgtccggggttgggggggggggacgacaccgCCGGCGCCATGCGGGCGCTGGCGCTGGGCTTGGTGGCGCTGGCcgcggcggtggtggtggcgtgcgcggccggagcccggcggcgggcggcggcggagggccgGCGGCGCGCGCACCGCGTGCAGCACGGCCGCTGCAGCTACACCTTCGTGCTGCCCGAGGCCGAGCCGCcggcctgcccgccgcccgccgccgccgccgccgccgccaacgcGCTGCAGCGCGAcgctcccgccggccccgcgcccgccgccgcccgccgcctgcaGCACCTGGAGCGCCTCCTGGAGAACAGCACCCAGTGGCTGCTCAAGGTAGGGCCCTCGCCGGGGCGCCGCACGCGcaggggccgaggggctgcaagCAGGCAACGCACCCGGCTCCCGCGGATGCCAAGCCCGCAGCGCTCGGAGAAGGGCTGCGCGGGAAGCGGCGCGTGTTCCCCCCCGTCGTTAACCCCGCGGGAGTCGGGGGGCCGGAGCATTCCGGGCTTGCGGCTGGGTGCACAGAGGCTTTGGCTGCCTCCGCCTTTGCTCCAGCAACAAGCTGCATCTTTCGGTGGGGAAGTTGCCCCCCATTGCATCGCGGTGACGCTCGGGAAAAGGCTCCCGGTTGTGGCCGGGAGCTCAGGGGGCTGCTGGACCGGCGGGGAGGCAGCactgccccgcgccggccccccaGGAGGGCACCGGGGTGCCCGTGCCACCGCGCGGCTCTGCACCATGGGCTTGGGATCGGAgaccagggcaggggctgccgcgGGTGCCGGCATCCCGCGAGATGCCCAGCACCGAGCCCGTCCCCGCGCGGCCGCCTCGACCCCGCAGCGCGGAGCAGGAAGCGGCTTTTCCTTTCCGAGGTCTCTCCGAGGCACCCCCTGACCCCGCATCTGCGGCCGGGCAAGCGGCCGCCTGCGTCAGACCCAGGAATAGCTGCGGGCCGGCTCGTTCCGTCCGGGGAGCGAGTCCCCGGAGAGCCGCAAATCCCCAGAGAGCCGCAAATACCGCGCTCGGGCACGTGGGAGCCTGGGTGCTGGTGGCGAGCAAAGGGAGCAAGGTCCGGCCTCGGCCTTGTGCCAGCTGCCGAACCGGAGCGCTGCAAAGGCACCGGAGCATTGCAAAGGCACCGGAGCGCCTCCGCGCGCCGGGCAGGGCTCGCTGGCCCGCGAAGCTGccggccgccgggcggcgagaggTTTCCTCTGCAAAGACCCCGTCCGTCCCGCGAGGTCTCGATGCCCGCCACGGGTAGGAAAGCATCCCCGGCAGACGCGGCTGTTTTCCCTGTTTCCCGGAAGCCGTTCCCAGAGCCGGCCCGCGCTGCGGGGAGGATGCACGCAGCCCTGCCGGTGGCCCCGGAGCCGAACGCGCCGAGCTGGAAGGGGCtggggcccggcggccgcgggggctttGCTGCACCCGCCGCTTGGGGGGGGGTCTCTCCCGTCCGCTAGCGATGGGGGCAGCATCAGGCAGGGGCGCGCGGGGCCCTCTCTGCCCCTCCTCGGCCGCCTTGGACAAAAAGCCAGGGAAATGCGGCGCTCCGGCTCCTTTCAAATGCAGCCCCGAGCGGCGCAGAGTCACCAGCGGAGCCGGCGCTCGGCAAAGCCGGCCTGGATGCAGTGAAGCTCCGTTGCCGCGAGCTTTGCAGCGTGCGCAGTGTGTGCCCGGGGTCCCCGGCGTTGTTGGGTCCCTGCACCCCGGGGTCCCCGGCGCTGGGTCCCCGCAGCCCGGTCCCTGCGCGGAGCAGCAGGAGGGAGCGCGGCCCTGGGGGGCCCGGTGCCCCCATCCCGCTCTTCCAGCAGAGGCGGCTcgtagcatttttcttttcttttcttttttttctcctttcttttttcttccctcggCTTTCCTAATTTAACTGGAACTGCGTAAGGAGGCTTGTTTTGGTTGGACTCCAGGCCTGAACAAACAAACCGGGCTCGAAGGAGGCATCGGGTTCAGGGACGGACTGTAAACAGCGTCGATCCCCGTCTGCCAGCGGAGCAGCACGTTCGCGCCGTGCCTGGGCTGCGGCCGGCTCCCGCGCTctgcccggcgctcccggccctCTCCAAGCCGGCGGCTCCCGTGGGACCCGGCCACCCCCCCCGGAGGAGGCTCCTGGCAGAGCCACGGCGCGGGGGCTCGTGGGCTGCTGCgggttttccccccaaaaaagagcagggagccccagaaaagcCCCTCGCCCGGCTCCCAGGGAGCATCCGGGGCCGCTTTCCCAGCCCTCCCCGTGCCAGCCCGACCTTTTCCACGGGTACGTGCTGCCCTTCGGCTCGGAGAGatgtttgtttaaaagaaaaagaaaaagaaaaaaaaaaaagaaaaaaaaaggcaagatcgAGCGGGAGAAAAGGCCCCCCCGAGCCCCGTGAAGCAACAAGATTAACGACGCGGTCGCAGGGAAGCTCTCCAGCAATCGCTCGGCCTGGGCAAATGTTTTCCAGACACGGCCCAGGCGTTTCTCCGCTTCCTCTCCCGTCCCGCGCGGGAAAACCCGGGGGGGGGCCGGCACCGGCCTCGCTgcccgcctccgccgcccgctCTGCTCTTATCTCCCGCCCCGGCGGATCTTTTCCGCCCTTTTCACCCCGTCCCAGGCTCCCGCCGCGCGGGCTGATGCTGCGGCGGCCGCCCGGGTGCGTGGAGGAGAGCGCGAGGGCTTCGCCGCCTGCCCGCGGCATTTCGGCAGGCGCGAACAAGTGCAGGGAGCAGCCCGGAGCCCTGccgtcccgctcccgctcccgcgctGCATCCCGGTCCGCCCCGGCAAGACATGCAGGGATTCGGGGCTCTGCATGGACCCCCGTGGGAAAGCGGGTGCTCCGGGACGGAAACGCAGGGTGCACAGGGAGCTGAAGCCCTTTAACTCGCCACCGTCCCGCGGCGGGGAGCGATGCTCGGAGCGGGGGCTCGGCCGGCTGCTCCCGCGCCCGGCAGCTTTCCCAGCCTGCTGCCGGCGTGGGAGGCCGCGCTTCCCCttccgccggcccggcccggcccggccccgcgccccgacccCGACCGGGTCCCGCTCCGAGCCCGTCACCCTGGCACGGGGCCGAATGGGAACCTGATGGCGAGGCACGCTCGAAATAGAAATCCTTTGGGAAAAGCGCGTCCCTCGCGGGCTGGGAAAGTGGAAGCAACATCTGATCTTTATTTGAAGCCTGCTTCTTCCCAGCTTTAAGCGCTTCCCATCGCGGGGCAGCGGCAGACCCCGGCAAGGCACCTTCCACGGCTCCCTGCCCTCGGTGTCCCAGCCGGTGCTGGGAAACGGCGGCAGAGCCGAGCGGCGGTGCCAGCGCGGGAGCGGGACCCGCCGTCCCGCAGGGCAGCGCTGCAGCATTGCCCGAGTGCCCCCGCGCCAGCGCGGAGAAAGAGCCCTTCTccgagcggcgccgcgggggagcGGAGCCGGCTGGGGGCGCGGACGCCCTTATCGGCGCCGGAGCCGCGGCAATCTCGGCTGCGGGTTTCCAAGGGAGCTCCTCcacgcggcacggcgcggcgggcAGCACGCTCCGGCCTCCCGATAAGCTTCAAAGGGCGGCGAGTCAGATCGCGCCAGGGCAAAACATGCCGGTGCTCGCCGTGCTCGTCTCCCGGCCGGGCACCGAGGGGGGGACGGaggctccaggctgggggtgAGCCCGCACGATCCCCACGTGACCCGGCGTGTccccccatcctgtcccatcccatcccatcccgtccgcAGCTGGAGAGCTACATCCAGGCGAGCGTGAAGCCGGAGATGGCGCAGCTGCAGCAGACGGCGGTGCAGAACCACACCGCCACCATGCTGGAGATCGGCAGCTCCCTGCTGAACCAGACGGCCGAGCAGACCCGCAAGCTCACCGACGTGGAGGCCCAGGTTGGCGGTGGCGGCAGCCCGGCCACGCGTCCCTGCGTCCCCGCGCCCCCGGGGACCGCCCCTGTTAAAAGGGGGGCGATTGCCCGCGGTGATGCAAGGTTTGACTCAGCGATGCGCGAGGAGGCGCCCGCCCGGGGGTGCGCGGGGCGTTGCGGGTGCTGACGCTGCCCTCGGCCGCCTGCAGGTGCTGAACCAGACGTCGCGCATcgagctgcagctgctggagaaCTCCCTGTCCACCACCAAGCTGGAGAAGCAGCTGCTGGTGCAGACGAACGAGATCCACAAGCTGCAGAACAGGAACAAGTAGGGCCTGGGCCTGGGGACCCCGGTCCTCCCCCCCGGGAGCCCTTgggaggggacggaggcaccggaaaggggggcagggatgggggcgCAGCTGGAAAGGGGGGatgcgcgctgctccccgctccccgcccaggTGCAAAGCCCCCCCCATCACCGTCGCGCCTCCCCCTCCGCAGCATCCTCGAGATCCGCGTGCTGGAGATGGAAAACAAGCACCAGACGGAGCTGGCGGGGATCCGCTCGGAGAAGGAGAAGCTGCAGCGCCTGGTGAGCCGGCAGAGCGGCACCATCGAGGacctggagaagtcgctgctggcGGCCAGCACCAACACCAGCCTGctgcagcggcagcagctgcagctcctggagTCGGTGCAGAGCCTGGCGCGGCT is a window from the Apteryx mantelli isolate bAptMan1 chromosome 18, bAptMan1.hap1, whole genome shotgun sequence genome containing:
- the RSPO4 gene encoding R-spondin-4; translated protein: MQWISFMLLLFINSAEMLTQSQWKKQASAGLFENCTGCVLCSEDNGCIACHHRLFLLIWRDGIRQHGVCVHTCPPGYFGVRGFEVNRCTKCRSPSCESCFSRDFCMKCKEKFYLHKGQCFRQCPPGTAARPGARECQETCETGPWSAWSACTAEGRGCKWGLESRVRERPGAGAEEATAAAAACPERPETRRCRTRKRCPGEKADPKSKGRKRQKKQKTEALAGT
- the ANGPT4 gene encoding angiopoietin-4, which codes for MRALALGLVALAAAVVVACAAGARRRAAAEGRRRAHRVQHGRCSYTFVLPEAEPPACPPPAAAAAAANALQRDAPAGPAPAAARRLQHLERLLENSTQWLLKLESYIQASVKPEMAQLQQTAVQNHTATMLEIGSSLLNQTAEQTRKLTDVEAQVLNQTSRIELQLLENSLSTTKLEKQLLVQTNEIHKLQNRNNILEIRVLEMENKHQTELAGIRSEKEKLQRLVSRQSGTIEDLEKSLLAASTNTSLLQRQQLQLLESVQSLARLVAQGGAPLPREEQRFQDCAELRRAGVHASGVYTLHIANLSEPKKAYCDMELDGGGWTVIQLRANGSVSFQRTWKEYKQGFGDAAGEHWLGNEAVHLLTSRAPYALRVELLDWEGAQAFAHYERFQLGSERQLYRLALQGYSGTAGQQSGMVLQGANFSTRDADNDNCLCKCAQMLSGGWWFDACGLSNLNGVYYPARHNIRKLNGIRWHYFQGPSYSLKGTRMLIRPAGF